Within the Heliangelus exortis chromosome 5, bHelExo1.hap1, whole genome shotgun sequence genome, the region tttcagggatggtgactccaccacaggccattccaatgcctgacaaccctctcagtgaaaaaatatttcctaacatctagcccaaacctcccctgatacagcttccatccattccctctcaTCCTTTCACAGtttactaaggagaagaggccgtttccctccttgctccaacctcccttcaggtagttgaATAgtgctataaggtctcctctcagcctcttcttctccagactaaacagctCCAGCtacctcagccactcctcacaggacttgtgctccaggcccttaatgagctttgttgcccttctctggacatgctccagcacttctatgTCCCTCTTAaagtgaggtgcccagaactgaacacagtactcaagatgtgGTCCCACCAGAGCTaagtacagagggatgatcacctccctattcctgctggctactgagttcctaatacaagccaggatgccattggcctttttggccacctgcacacactgctgactcatttTAAGTCGACTGTCAGCCAATACCCCCtggtccctttccaacttacagctctctaaccacaccTCCCAAAGTCTGTAGcttaccatggggttgttatgacccagtTGTaggacctggcatttggccttgttaaatctcatacaattaaccttggcccattggtccaaCCTGTTTAAGTCCCACTGTAAGGattccctaccctccagcagatcgACACAGCCACCATTCttttgtcatctgcaaatttactgagggtgcactcaatcccctcatccaaatcgTTAATGACGATATTAAAGAGGCCCCAGTACTGAACCCTAGTCACCAGCCAGATTTAGTTCCATTCACAACTACTGTTTCAACCTTGACTATACAGTCAATTTTGTATCCAGTGCAGGGTATGTTTATCCAAGCCAAGTGCCATAAGTTTCTGAAAAAGAATACTGTGTCTCAGTGCTCATCGCATTGCCCTGTGCTGCAAATCTACCTTTTCTGGGATTTGGTGGTTACTTTGCAGGGCAGGACTGCACAAGGGGGTGGtagggagctgctggctggtgcTGCAGGCTTGGCATGAGTGTGTCTCTGTGCAGGGAGCATCAAGATGCTGACCTGCTTTGGCCCCCGGGGCGTGGTGTTCCTGCCGCAGCGACCCTTCTTCACCGATGGAAGCCTGCGGGAACAGGTGAGCCCGGGggctggctctgctcccagctgtgaTTCTGCCCTGGGAacctctgtgctgcaggaaagaGGGAGGGTGCCTGTGGCTGATCCTTCCCTTGTGCCTGAGTTCATGACACTGCTGTTGCATCTGTGATAGGCTGTGTCCGGCTCCCTGTGACATGGCTTCTTTTGGTCTGTTAAACAGGTGATTTATCCCCTGAAGGAGATCTACCCAGTTTCAGGTATGTGCAAATTCATCAAAGCAATTAGCTAGCCCTGTGGTGTCGGCTCCCTGTCATGTGTACCCACTGCAACTTCTACCCTACCATGCCTGACAAGAGCACTCatccatttccctttttttgctgtctgcttttcatGGAAGATTTACCTTACTAAGGTCAGTCTCTGCATTCCCTGCCTCTTGAGGAGAATATATTCTCTTAATGCAGTAAGGACAGGCTGGCTGTGCTCTGCATGTTGTACTAGGCACATATTGTGGCACCTTGCTGCTTTCTAAACTTGCTGTTGGGGTACATGTCTGGTACAACCTGCCTTTGGACAAGCCAcgtttgcctttttgttttccatccaCCTCCATTTTTCACTAAACCTCTTTTTCAAATGATATCCCAGGACTTTGCATGCTGTTGAGATCAGACTATGTGGATCctttctctgcccttccctctTTCCAAGGCAGACTACATGTGACCTGTTGCAGCTTTCAGATGTCCAGGTTTAAGATTCTGATTGAAGCAGTGCTATGTGCTGCTTTCAAACACTTGGAAGTCACAGTCTTGCAGAGAGCAACTGCAGCCATCAGATACTGTTGTGACTCTTCAGCAGCTTCAGAGAGGTCCATGGCAGATGCACAGCCCTTCTGCTCAGCTTCTATAGCTGCTGACTACCCGCTCAGGTGTATGCTCTGCTCCACAGCTAGTTTTCCATGCAATTTTTCCCCTCCAATGTAGGATCCTCTTCCTGGCTGTTACCCAAGCCCTGATCCCATGACTCCCCTACCTGCAGTATGCAGTAGGCAGTCAGCCATAAGCCAGTGGCTGGTGGACAGGGCCTTGGCAACTGAAGCTTGGATCCTTGGGTTCTGGTTGTGTCTGTCAGTGCCCATGGACTGAACCAAGCCTCAGGTGTATCTGTGGAGCCCAGCTACATCCTGGCATGCTGCTCACATGCATAGTtaatgcttttaagaaaaatcagtctTTGGGAGCTCTGTGCCAGAGCTCAGGACTCATACAGCAAAACAGTCAACTACACGGGACCTTAGGAGATCTTCCagtccttccctcctctcccaccaACCCCTTGCAGCTGTGGCCTCGCCACCCCCTGcctctttttattctttactgCTTTCTCCCCTAGGGTCTGCAGATGACGAGAGAATTGTGCGATTCCTGGAGCTGGCTGGACTGGTGAGTCCCCACTagtgctgctgccttctttcCTGGTGCCATCAGTGGGGAAAGGGAGGATGAGGCTCTATAGCAGCACAGTGTGACCTTGTGCTGGACATGTGTCGGGACATTGCAGCAGGGACTGGACTGTCTATGAGACAGGCAGAGTAGTAGGGATGGGGCAACTGCAGCTCAAGCGACAAAAAAGAGTAGCGGGGGGGGTGGTTATGCTCAGGGCTGTTGTCTGACAGGGTTGGGGCTGTGTTCACAAGTCTGCTGTGTTCTCTGCAGACTGATTTGTTGGCGAGGGCTGGAGGACTGGATGAACAGGTGGACTGGAACTGGTAAAGGAGCTCGCTGTCTGTGAATTTGTATGATTTCTTCTGGGTGGGCAAAGTACAACTGGATGCCACCAACTTATTGCTGGGAAAACTGGGTCCCGACCAGCAGGTGGTGCTTGTTCAGCACTGTGAACAGAACCTGGGAGAGCCggcagctctgctcacagtGATCTGATTTTTACAAGGAAACTGTATATAGAGGGAGTTCAAGTGTACAAGTCAAACAATttgtaacatgaaaaattaatgatgaGATAAAGGCGaatcaaataaaaaagcatGAGACATGAAAAACGAAACATATTATGAACAGCTTGTTCAAGGTCACAGTCCtgaatttcacttttaaaaactgtattttgatggtatttaatttcatttgtttaacATTACTTATAGGAAGTACCTCACATTTGACTGAGTCACCTTTATCTAATTCTCATGTTACAAATTGTGTTACTCATGCACCTGAATTCCCCTTTATACACATATTTCCTTGCAAAATCAGAGCCCTTTGAGCAAAGCCAGCTGCTCCCCCAGGTTCTGTTCATGGTGCTGAATGAGTATCACGTGGTGGTCTGCTGCCAGTTGTCCCAGAAGTGAATTAGTGGTGTAGAAGTGTTCAGTGTCTGAAAGGTGGTGGCTGGTTGTCCTATACCTCTCTGCACAGAGAACTCTTCTAAGCAAATGCACATTACTGCTGGACTTACGAATATCTCTGTCCAGTTGTGTCCTGTGGGAGGTGAGTGTGAAGTCTTTATTAGGGGTGAAGTCTTATATAGGGGTGAAGTCTTTATGTCCCAGATGTCAGTGAAAACATCACCAGCCCTGCTGTTCTGCAGGCCCATCCAttgggggggggacagggcacaggggacacaCAGGGACACTTGCTTGCTGATGTTTCTGATACTCAGCAGCCATAACCTCTTCAGCAAATTAGCTCTTTTTTTGAGGGAGATTTTGAATCTCGACCCTGCTGCAGGTATGATATCCTGTCCCCAGGGGAGATGCAGAGGCTCTCATTTGCACGGCTCTTCTACCTCCAGCCAAAATATGCAGGTAAGTGAGTGACTGAAACTACATGGAGGGggtggaggaaaggaagggcCCTTTGGTATAAAGAGAAGCTAGTACAAAGGCAGCTCATGAAAACCCGTCTTTGCTAGGAATTGGCTTTGTGTTGGCTGTTTTAGCAGTGTATCACACAGGGCATTCAGGgatgaaaacatttcaataTCTGTGGAGGGTAGTAAGTCAACATGCTGTGTATAAGACATTCTCTTCCTAGGTGATGGCATCTGAAAGAGCCCCCTTTCAGCATGCTCACCAGTTGCCATGTAAAGAAGTGTGTGTGCTAGGGAGCATGCCATCAGCTGCCATAGCTGAAGCTTTTAAACCTCTCTAGGGTTGTGGAAGCGATGTGGGAAATTTAGATATAAGGtggcaaaagaaaataaggagcAGCAAGAGGAAGGGTCCTGAGAGaccacagaagcagctcttctTAGCAGAAGGGGATAATACCTTTGTATATCTAGACTGCTGGGAGCTGGCATGGGACTGTTGGAGGACTTGTCATGAGTGCCGGGGTGGGTGAACAAAGCCAGTGTCAGTACCAAGTAGCCACATGTAAGTACCTCTTTTCTCCTGAAGCCTGCTGCATAGCTTGGTGTTGTCTGGGCAGACGGAACCAGTGGATCACAAACTGAAAGCTGTAAAGATTATGTAAAACAAATTGAATTTATCTGCTCTAGATCTGTAATATTTACCCTTCAGTGCTAAAAAAGTGCCTTAGGCCATTCTGGttgctccaggtggggtcaGAGGGATGCaaaggctgctgctcagcctggcgCTCTGGCACACAGCCTGCCTTGGGAAGGTTGTGTTTTGGCTTTCCTAATGGAGGGGACAAGGCAGTGTCTGGTAACTGTTGAGGGGGAGGAATGGGGTAGACAGTGCTGTTTGAGTAGATTTGAGGGCTTGTGGGTAAGGGCAAAGGTAGCTTTCCCAGTTTGCTGACACCAGCTGTGCCAGAGGAAAATCAGAGTCCATAGGCTTCTCCTCACTTGTCTTCTGCAGATGCTTTTGGTCAGCTCCAGTTACTATCTGAAATGTTCTCAGCACTTGTTGCTCTTTTGCCAAGGGGGAGATGTCTGGTCAGGAGAGAATTTGTGGCTTATGACTTTTCTCTCAGTGCTAGATGAAGCTACCAGTGCCCTGACAGAAGAGGTGGAGCATGACCTGTACCGTGTGTGCCTTCAGCTGGGCATGACACTGATCAGCGTGGGACACAGGGCCACCCTGGAAAAGGTGAGAGGGAAAGACAGCATGCCATGCTTCCCTAGTGGTGGCAAGAGAGGGGAGGTAAACAAGGGTGTCCCTGCCAAGCAGAAGGGAGTCTGTAGGGCCTCACTATGAGAGAATGTGCCCTTGTAGAGACATCCGTCAATCAATGTGTTATTGAATTACAGTTCCACAGCTGGATTTTGAAACTTCATGGGGAGGGAAGATGGGAGCTCACTCGCTGCGAGAAGATGAAGCGGCTCCCAGCTGGAGAAGGTTGCTGAAAAACATGGCCTTATCTGGCCAGCCACAGAACCTGCACATGCATGGGAGAGCTCTGAATGGCAGTCATGAAGCTGCCAAGGCAGCAGCTGTCAATGGGATTCATCCAATGTCAGACCAGTTCCAGGTTTTGCTGATGGACATAAAGCCAGACAAAGCTATGCCATCCTTCTCTAAAGAtcactagatgatctttaaggtctctttcaacccaaaccatgctgtGATTCTCCTAtcccccttctcctgcctctcacAGGGAAAGGGGCTAGACTTCTAAGCTGCCAAAGGTGCTGCCTCATGGGGCTTGCAGAAGAAACCTCCACTTGCCCAGAATGCAGTTGTGTGAAGCTGGAATGCAGCCTCCTGTTCTGCCTTCTGTGCCTTGCTGGACATCTGTTTCTGatacacagctctgcagagaagacTTCTGTACCTGTGGCTCTATCGAGAGTTGTGCTCCTCAGAAGGAGCCAAGGGTTGCACTGTAAGGGGTGGAGAATGCTGGCACAGAGAAGGGACATGTTTCTGATCTCCTTATGATGCAGGGTTACATGtcaaaggaaaatttttgtattaaaatctGGGGCCTATTTTCCAACAACATCTACGGAGAAGAGTCAGTATTTGTTAACCAGACTGTTACATCTTTTCCTTCTGGGGCTTGCTTTGGTGAAGGTGCTTGTATATTGGTAATGGTCCTGGACTAGACTATtgctgaagagcagagcaaggataGGAGTAGTAGATGTATCCAAGGCTGGACATCCTGCCCTGCTGCGGTCTCCACAGCTACTGCAAGGCACAAGAAGCCCCACGGGGGGCTTTCTGCCCTCTGCTTTTAGGTGAGGAAACTACTGAGCTCCCGTTACTGTTCTGCCTGAGTCATgttctctccctgcctcccacaGGTGTGTGGAGGTAGAGGTATTGAGCATCTGTGTTGCAGAGAGGTTGAGACTGCAGTGAAGGTACAGTCCCTGGCACCGGCCACCAGCTGCTTAGCAAAATTTCTGGATATGGCCCCAGTTCTGCAgatgaggagcaggaggtggctgctAGCAGAGCCAAGGTAGCAAGCTAATAGCTCTTCTGTCCCTCCACCAGGAGCTTGTGTCCTTCTATGATCTGCTGCACAGCCTCATGGTCATCCAGGGTGGTTAGGTCCCCAAGTTCACTGGTCTTGTCCTCCACAATTTTCCTTAGTACCCGACGCATAATTTTCCCTGAGCGTGTCTTGGGCAGCCGGTTCGTCACCTGTGAGGGGGAGGAGCAGAACTAAGGCTGAGGGAAAAGGGTTGGCCAGCTTGCCAAAGGCAGGTGTTGGACCAGTCTACATGTTACCTGAACATACTCTGGAACTGCATACTTCGCAATCTTCTTTGAGATCAGCTCCCGTAGCTCAGCAGTCAGAGTCTCCTGTGTGTAGCCACTGTCCTTCTTCAGCACAACGAATGCATAGGCCCCTGGCAGAAGGACCACCAAGTTACTCAGCACCATGTGCTGTATGTTCCTGAGAGCATCCTTGGACCTATTGCCAGGAGAGGTCCCTCTTTGCTGGTAGCTTCAGGGGATGCTTTGCAGCCTGAGCTGTAAGTGCTTCTGGATATGGTGCTGATACTGCTGCCTTAAGGAAAGTCCAACTGGTGCCTGTTGTGGCTGTGCCAAGATCCCTGCTACTGTGCTCTATGGTGTTGGCACAGCATTGCTACCAGGGGTTGGTGTGACAGTCCCACTTCCTAATCCAGTGCAATAGCCACAGGAGAAACATTTCAGCAAGAGGAAAGCAAGCATCTTACCTTCTCCCTTGATCTTATGTGGGTAGCCAATGACTGCAGACTCCGCCACTGCCACGTGGTGATTCTGGAAGAGAACAAAGCTGGGGTTTGGCACCTAGGAGCTGCCCTGActtggctgctgcagcccatggtAATGCAGAGAGATAACAAAAAGCCTCGGATGGTCTCTgccctttttccttcttgcctCTGCAGGTCTGTCTGCAAACAAGTTTTCTCCTGCCCCTGGCTGCATCAGGTTTGCACCTTTTAGACCCTGCTCTGTGCCTCCAGGTTGCTCCACCCAGTTCCACAATCTTTTCTGGCCCACAGATGCTCCTTCTTAACATGCCAGGCTGCCACTTTGGGATTCACCCACTTACAATGTTAATGTTATCAGGCTTTGTCCCTCTCTTGCTGCAGagtgagaagaaaagggagagggtGGGAAGCAGTTCCCACAGGCAGGCTGTGGGTCCAGCACTGTTCCCTGCTGttagagcagcagcagtgtgtttCTGGGTCTTTCTGAGAAGCTTTCCTGAGCACTGCCAGTGCACCTGAGCTGCCCCCTCAGATGGCTTTACCTCCCACCCCCATCTCTTACCACAACATCCTCCACCTCTGCAGTGCCCAGCCGGTGCCCACTGATGTTAATGATGTCATCCAGTCGTCCTGTCAGCTGGTAGTAGCCCTCACTGGTACGATATGCACCATCCCCAGTGAAGAAGAACCCTGCAGTGGGTAGAGGCATGCTGTGGTCACCTGTTGCTGTGAGCATGCGAGCTGCTCACCAGCCATGCTCTCATCTTGCCCCGTTCTCCTCTGTTGGCACCAGGGCTCATATACTCTGATCCTCAGCTGCTCAGGGTGAAGGTGCCTACCTTTCTTGTTAGTCTTATGCCTCTGTTGGTACCTGCTCCATCACCAGGCTCCTTCCCTCATTTTGCAGTCTGATGACTAATGCCTGGCCCACCTCATCACCACAAGCCAGGAGTACTTTGCACCAGTGCAAGTGCCtgtggtcctgctgctgctcccctttGCTTCATATCAAGACATACACAGTCTTGGGCTTGCTTAGTGCCTCTGGTTGAGTGACAGAAGCTGACATGGTTTGCTAAAGATGCACCAAAAGGCCTTTGTGTGTTCATGGGGACTGGGGGCAGAAGGACAAATCCACTGCCTGAAAACCATGTGTAATTTAATGGGGAAAGTGGGTGAAAGAAACATTCCCAAGGCAATGCTGACGTATTAGGCATGGGGGCTTCAACACTGTAGAGGGCATGTTgaagaacaaagcagcagaatcaACTCTATTGAGTTCTTTGCTTGTGTATAAGACCAGCAGGCAGACCCAACCATAGCCAATAGCCAATCAAACATCTCCACAGTGACCTGCCACGTGTTTTCCTTACCTGGATAAGGAGTCAGATAGGTTTCCAGAAATCTCTTGTGGTCATTGTAAATGGTTCGTGCCATACCTGGCCAGGCTTGTGAGATGCAAAGGGCTCCAGAAACATTGTTTTCCAGAAGGACATTTCCCTGGAAAATAGTTACCTTTTAGTAACCATGGCTGAGGGTACTTGGGATGTTTAGTTACTGTCTATATTTACTACTATGTCCAGTAACCTGTCATGTCAATGCCAGGAGAGGGGGTGAGGAGAGTCCTGAGTTGCCCAACTTCAAGGGGACAGGCCCAGTCTCTCCCAGCAGATGTTTGCCTACCACAGTGGGGCACAGAGCCTCTCCAGGGAGGCTCTCTGCCCCTGCCCAGCCATTTAACTTTGAAAAGGCATATGCCAGGGAGTCCAGGCACAGCCTGCCCTTTCAGGGCAAAGCAAGCTAGAAAACAGCTTGACTTCTGTGCTAATAGGAAGAACAGCTTCACTGTTGGTCCCTTTCCAGTAAAGAAGCTTGCTGTCTAGTAAAGGTGAACAGGAAAGACAGACATGCTTACAGATCTCCATGCCTGTCAGCAGGTATGCAGGCTTCAAGTACAGGGCTGAGCCAGTGCCTGAGCTGTAGGTTCTAAATGTACCTTTTCATCCAAGAGTGAGGGGCTGATCCCAAAAAAGGGCCTCATAGCCATGCCTGGAAGGATTTCAGCTCCAGGATTAGAAGGACGGGGTGAGATACAGATGCCTCCTGTTTCTGAAGCAAACGAAACATTAAAGTTAGCAATAAGAGGAAAGTCAGGTAGCACTGCTTGGCCACCAGCCTTTACCCTTGCTGAACTCTTCTGGATCATAGGCTGGGGCTAGGTTTGCCAGACAGCTGGTGAAGGCTCTTTGCTGAAGGATGATCCTGTTCATTTAGCTCAGCAGAGATCGGCTCCCTGCTGTCAGGTCCTGTGTTTCTCTGGGTTAGCTTTAAAGGCTATTTCTCTCATGTTATGCTGCCTGTGTCCCCTTGCGGGATTGCTCCCATACAAGCGTGTCAGTAACAAGCATTCCCACTTGGCCAGCAAAGCAATAGGTCACTCTTGAAGCCTGGGAAAGCAGAAGCTGGAATGAGGTGTCATATGCTTCTCACCTGTTTGCCACCACGTGTCCACTACTGGGCACCGTGTCTCACCAACCACATGGAAGTACCACTCCCACGCCTCCTTGTTGATGGGTTCCCCCACTGCAAGGGGAAAGACAAGGGGACAGAGCTGAAACACGAGGTCAGAGATTCCCAGGGCCTGCTCACAGAGCCAACCCCTAAGCAGTGTGGTCTCCTCACTTTTTGCTCTTATGTGCTGCTTTTGACATTGTGAGAAGAGGCACAACCTGATACCCAGGTGTTTGCTGCTCCAGCCCATGTCAGCAGCTGTTACCTGAGCCAAGCACTTTGAGAGAAGAGCGGTCATACTTCTTCACCCATTCATCACCATATCTCAGGAGCAGGCGGATGGCAGTGGGTGCTCCATAGAACTGGTTGATTTTTAACCTCTCCACCATTTCCCAATAGCGGCCTGGAATGGAAACAGGACCAGTAACCGTCTGCACAGGCTCCCTGAGACTACCatagagggagaggaggtgggacGAAGGGctctccagcagtgcctggacCCTCAGCCAAGTTAACTCCATGCTGGAAAAGGATTTATATGGTCCAGCAGCAGCATTAGCCCCTTTTCCTTCACATCACCTTACTATCTCCACTGCAGAGAGGGATAGGGAGAACAATTTCATCCCTGGAGAAGCAACAGTGGCTTCCTAACTGGAGGAAAAGACCTCCCCTCACAGCTCTCTAGTGGTCAGAGCCCATGATCTGCTCctgtggctgcagagccaccaCTGCCTGTGTCCTAGCATCAAGGCACCAGATCCCTTCCTGCTGCATGTCTTGCAGGGTGGCTGTGGTATGTTCCCATTCCCCTGAGAAATGTTCTCACTCACCAGGGTTGGGATGGACAGGAGTGCTCTCAAAAAGAACTGTGGTGCCACCGTTGCAGAGGGGGCCATAGACCACATAGGTGTGCCCAGTGATCCAGCCAATGTCTGCCACGCAGCCAAAGATGTCTCTGTCCTGGTAGTTGAACACATACTGTGCAAGAGAGGAGAGGCAGTGAGAGGTACAGCCTCCCAGGGGGAGGCTCCCCAGGGACTGGTCTCCCTCTGGGCCATTGCTTCTATCCTTCTATGGCCTGCTGTTTCAGACTATCCCAACTCTTCCAGCAGCTCACTGCCTGCAAGCTTCCAGCTGGGGACTTTGAGGCCTCAAGTGCTCCATAGTGCTTGTAATGGAAACTTCCCCTGCTTGTTTTATCTCATTTTAACCAAGCAGTCAGTTATGATAGCAGCAGTCTGCCCCATCCAACTGGGAGATCTGATCATGCCTTTGTCACAGTTCCCAGCACTCCTGAGTGCTAACATGGCCACATACCACTTGCCCTGCATTGCCATCCCAGGAAGGCAGCCCTTTACTCTTGCAAACCAGCTCAGATGCATTGAGTTTTCCAAATCAGTAATTTCCTGCTGAGCAGGTGCCATCAGGACAACCAGACAACATGAGGGGCCATAAGAGGGTCATACATCATGCAGGGCACAGCTGCACAGACAGCTTAGCTTACAGCAAACCCAAGGGCTTCCACACACACCCTGCACAGACCCCTGGAGGTCTGGCCTCCAGCAGTCATGGCTGGCAGAGAAGACCCAGCCAGCCCTGAGATTGCTGTCCCATAGGGTGTGTGGTCTCAGGTACACAGGGTGTGAAGCTTTAGTCACAAACAGGGAGAATCAGATGCAAAGCTAAGGGACTGTTCAGGGAGGAATTCCTTCTTCCAGAGAACTCCATATAATGTTGGAGGAAATATCCCTTACACCCTCTGTTGCAGCCATGTACAACTCCATGCTGTGGTCAGTGCCCTTTTATCCATCTCTGTTAGTTTCTTTTGGGCATGCCAAAACAGGggctttcttttcccaaagATGACCCACACTCTTCAGGTATAGACCCTTTGTCTTGAGGGCACTCACCAGCTTTTACAGATACCCTCAAGTATGCTCAGTATGCCCCTCCCAGAAGCACTGCCTTCAGTCTTTCACCTTATTTGGTTTAGTTacataaaaggaaagcaagCTGGAGGTTTCAGGAGCAAATTtacttcttcttcctcccttctgtAATCTCAAATTACCCTTGCAAGGCTGAGCATCCCACCCAATGATGCAGTCTAGGACAGGGCAGCAAAATGAGCCAAGAATGTAGCTCATAGGAGGATGTGTTTGGGAGGCCCTGCTCTGAAGCACGTTACTCTTCCCCACTACATCTTTGCAGATGTACTTTATTGGCTAATGGCTTCCCAGAGACTTTGTCCTGAATAAAGATACGCTCATGCGTTCCCTGCACTGCCTTTGGACTGCTGGCTCATGAGTGTTCTGTGCCTGGAATCCACTACCTTGTGTGTGAGAGCAGCAAACAGCAAGTAACCAGCTTGGGAATGAACCAGACCCTTGGGTTTGCCGGTACTGCCTGATGTGTAGAGAAGAAACAACATGTCTTCACTGTCCATGGCTGCAGGCTCACAGCACGTGTTCTCCTTCACCATCTCCTGCAGGAGAGATCACACCCATTTTCTCTCAGGGGTCTCTCAGGCTCCCCCATGTCCTGTTACACCTGCTTGCACACCTCCCCCAAGCCTCCCGCCGAACACCCGTaccccctgccctccccgcACCATCCTccaccctgcccagccctcTTGCTCCACAGCCTGAACCCTCTCACCTTGCTGAGCTGGCAAactccctcctcagctggaaCAGACCTGCTGAGTCAGAGGCTGCTATTTTTATGCTGCCGCTGCTCTGACCAGCACAGGAGCCTTTCAGAAAGCCTTTCTAGCACTAATTGCTTGCAGATGGGAtaggcagaggcagagagacCTCTGTGCAGCTTCAGGGAGCTGACAGATATGCATGGCAGGCGTTCACCACTTCGGCAACAGTGCTTCGTGCTGTGTGCTGCATTATGGGCACGCGAGCAACCTCactctctccttccctggacacAAGCTGCCAGCAGCATTCACAGAGGCTGCCAGGTCTGCCGGCACAGCTCTGTGTGACAGTCCTGTGGCAGAACAAGGCTGGGCTCACAGCTTGTCTGCCCTGGTCCAACTTTCCTCAAGCCCTGCTTTGCACTGCCTGCCCCCGACAGCACAGGGCTGGTGCTGTGGGAAGGACCACCAGCTAGttccccccacacacccctGTCCGATGGCTCCTGGGATTCTCATAAACTTGTGTACAGCTCTGGCTGCCACTTCTGATGTAGGACAATGTCCCTATATTGTGTCAATGTCAACAAAACTGTCATGGAAAGCCAAGGACCTTCTCTCCACCCCTCATCTCGATTCCCTTGGTTCACACATTGCCCAGGGCAAGTGGTGGTGGTTCCAGACAgcctctcacctcctccagtACCATGTCTAGGGCTGTCATAGGAACCTTGGTTTCAGTCCTCATGGAAACCAGAACCCGTTTCACTCTTGGACACTGCTTCACAGCCTGGTCCACTGTCTTCTTCATCTCAATAA harbors:
- the LOC139797134 gene encoding acetyl-coenzyme A synthetase 2-like, mitochondrial; this encodes MLARLLAWAYCPKALSQAPRSHPGSAAARAWSHGPLTAYMPEAVAFPGPKNHQGLYKVSVEQGDAFWGALGRSRLSWITPFHSVQDCDMHQGRVSWFMGGQLNVAVNCLDRHVHVAPDKVALIWEKDEPGEEVRVTYRELLELTCRLGNTLKRQGVKRGDRVTIYMPPCPLAVASMLACARIGAVHAVVFAGFSAESLADRIQDAQSETVITVNQGLRGGKVIEMKKTVDQAVKQCPRVKRVLVSMRTETKVPMTALDMVLEEEMVKENTCCEPAAMDSEDMLFLLYTSGSTGKPKGLVHSQAGYLLFAALTHKYVFNYQDRDIFGCVADIGWITGHTYVVYGPLCNGGTTVLFESTPVHPNPGRYWEMVERLKINQFYGAPTAIRLLLRYGDEWVKKYDRSSLKVLGSVGEPINKEAWEWYFHVVGETRCPVVDTWWQTETGGICISPRPSNPGAEILPGMAMRPFFGISPSLLDEKGNVLLENNVSGALCISQAWPGMARTIYNDHKRFLETYLTPYPGFFFTGDGAYRTSEGYYQLTGRLDDIINISGHRLGTAEVEDVVNHHVAVAESAVIGYPHKIKGEGAYAFVVLKKDSGYTQETLTAELRELISKKIAKYAVPEYVQVTNRLPKTRSGKIMRRVLRKIVEDKTSELGDLTTLDDHEAVQQIIEGHKLLVEGQKSY